In Zingiber officinale cultivar Zhangliang chromosome 1A, Zo_v1.1, whole genome shotgun sequence, a genomic segment contains:
- the LOC122006953 gene encoding subtilisin-like protease SBT4.3, translated as MCHSHLRLDRDRDPAANGCVPFLDLPSPSAVYSNEERRVYIVYMGAQHASQYPTYELHLNLLKEILVNCSPSESLVYSYQRSFSGFAAKLSIDEADKLSEREGIVSVFHSKTLKLRTTRSWDFLNFPQSVNRNPPLESDVIVGMLDSGIWPESKSFNDKGLGPPPKKWKGACVNMTCNNKIIGARYYNSFRDYPVEEPSPRDFDGHGTHTASTATGRSVSHASLYGLAKGTARGAVPSARLAVYKVCWALGCTDHDILAAFDDAISDGVDIISLSISGYKSLDYFQDSIAIGSFHAMANGILTSAVAGNDGPKHGTVCNVAPWMVSAAASSIDRHIIDKVVTGDHVSTLGASVNTFATTNRFHPLIYLPGNATTSPGDCSMPDKNVVKGKILLCKLLSYETFTKGIQGLISIDDSSLDNSFLGPIPFIVISSLDGLNLLNYINNTNSISRNPVANIQKSEAVFDSEAPLVASFSSRGPNLITPDILKPDISAPGIDILAAWSRVASVSNLPNDTRVVNFNIISGTSMACPHVTGAAAYVKSFHQNWSPAAIMSALMTTAKPMYPSAGQDQLSYGAGQLNPVKAVDPGLVYDAGASDYVQMLCDSGYNETMIGIVTGDSSSCSSSTSTGTARDLNYPSMALHVQSGKAFAAKFLRTVTNVGSARRGKYKAEVRADRRLNVVVNPSKLRFSELNEKRQFTVSVSGGPLPGNSTAPATVIWSDGKHLVRSVMVVYTDFSS; from the exons ATCCccatcag CTGTGTATTCAAATGAAGAAAGAAGG GTTTATATTGTGTATATGGGAGCTCAACACGCATCCCAGTACCCAACTTATGAACTCCATCTTAATTTGCTCAAAGAAATTCTCGTGAACTG TTCGCCTAGTGAGTCTTTGGTGTATAGCTACCAAAGGAGTTTCAGTGGATTTGCTGCCAAACTTTCGATTGATGAGGCCGACAAGTTGAGCG AAAGGGAAGGAATAGTTTCGGTGTTTCATAGTAAAACCCTTAAGCTTCGCACAACGAGGTCATGGGATTTCCTCAACTTCCCACAGAGTGTAAATAGAAATCCTCCACTGGAAAGTGATGTCATCGTCGGAATGCTCGATTCTGGAATATGGCCGGAATCCAAGTCCTTCAATGATAAGGGATTGGGACCTCCGCCGAAGAAATGGAAGGGCGCTTGCGTAAATATGACATGCAACAA TAAAATCATCGGGGCACGCTACTACAATAGCTTCCGCGATTACCCGGTGGAAGAACCATCGCCGCGCGACTTCGATGGTCACGGGACGCACACAGCTTCCACCGCCACCGGCCGAAGCGTCTCCCACGCCAGCCTCTACGGCCTCGCCAAGGGCACTGCCCGGGGGGCCGTGCCTTCAGCGAGACTAGCGGTGTACAAGGTGTGCTGGGCGTTGGGGTGCACCGATCATGACATCTTGGCGGCGTTTGACGATGCCATCTCCGACGGTGTCGACATCATCTCTCTATCAATCAGCGGCTATAAATCTCTGGATTACTTCCAGGACTCGATAGCTATTGGCTCCTTCCATGCTATGGCGAATGGGATTTTGACATCGGCCGTTGCTGGGAACGACGGGCCGAAACATGGCACAGTCTGCAACGTGGCACCGTGGATGGTGTCGGCAGCGGCGAGCAGCATCGATAGGCACATCATTGACAAGGTAGTCACCGGCGATCACGTGTCCACTTTG GGAGCTTCTGTCAATACGTTTGCGACAACAAATAGGTTTCACCCGTTGATCTACTTACCGGGAAATGCAACTACTTCTCCAGG GGATTGCAGCATGCCAGATAAAAACGTGGTGAAAGGAAAGATTCTTCTCTGCAAATTACTCTCTTACGAAACTTTTACTAAGGGCATTCAAGGACTGATATCTATAGATGATTCTTCACTTGATAATTCCTTCTTAGGCCCAATTCCATTCATTGTAATCAGCTCATTGGATGGCCTCAACCTTTTGAACTACATAAACAACACAAA TTCAATATCGAG AAATCCTGTGGCTAACATCCAAAAAAGTGAAGCAGTTTTCGACTCCGAGGCTCCCTTGGTCGCTTCCTTCTCATCGAGAGGCCCCAATTTAATCACCCCTGACATCTTGAAG CCTGACATAAGTGCTCCAGGAATTGATATTTTGGCCGCCTGGTCACGGGTTGCATCGGTGTCAAACCTCCCCAACGACACAAGGGTCGTCAACTTCAACATAATCTCGGGCACTTCCATGGCTTGCCCGCACGTAACCGGCGCCGCCGCCTACGTCAAGTCTTTCCACCAAAACTGGTCGCCAGCAGCCATCATGTCTGCGCTCATGACGACAG CCAAACCGATGTATCCTTCTGCCGGCCAAGACCAATTATCGTATGGAGCCGGCCAACTGAACCCGGTGAAGGCCGTCGACCCAGGTCTTGTCTACGATGCCGGTGCCAGTGACTACGTGCAAATGCTCTGCGACTCGGGCTACAACGAAACCATGATCGGAATCGTCACCGGCGACTCCAGTTCTTGCTCTTCCAGTACCAGTACTGGAACGGCGAGGGATCTCAATTACCCATCCATGGCCTTACATGTTCAGTCCGGCAAAGCCTTCGCTGCCAAGTTCTTGAGAACAGTGACCAACGTCGGCAGCGCCCGACGCGGCAAGTACAAGGCCGAGGTCCGGGCTGATCGCAGACTTAATGTGGTGGTGAATCCTAGTAAGTTGAGGTTTTCGGAGTTGAATGAGAAGAGACAGTTCACTGTGTCGGTTTCTGGCGGGCCATTGCCAGGGAACTCGACGGCGCCGGCGACGGTCATTTGGTCGGACGGGAAGCATCTGGTGAGGAGTGTGATGGTTGTCTACACCGATTTCTCATCTTGA